A part of Dermacentor variabilis isolate Ectoservices chromosome 10, ASM5094787v1, whole genome shotgun sequence genomic DNA contains:
- the LOC142560045 gene encoding uncharacterized protein LOC142560045 isoform X1, with amino-acid sequence MDWTSIRKIQAASFTGFTSQVRNCQAKRGSTRVLCVACEQSSLDVGHKEAQNNQTFEEEKKKYLDEAKLFAANLAKKFDDANAERLFCPVFKPPRGSCACIQKYLSGDGSDQRVRSLLQLLQEAKKLSQQKCYNWEEVKRVGKSHAVGMGNGQKHSESFQLFVNEHRPQLREVKLCERATQRVLFYSNNFLHRYLKTEPSKGRRIQRTKGKAVLGKLKSLEELAKEKCCQQRCAGLAQRYATLVSQWRERSQMGQTENRRVLAEMLTPSGPNSTNCYKFISWVTGCSFTTIAKVSKQMLTTGGDREPPPHKLKKFWDAKNSSQEESV; translated from the exons ATGGACTGGACAAGCATTAGAAAAATACAGGCTGCCAGTTTTACCGGTTTTACCAGCCAAGTTCGAAACTGCCAAGCCAAGCG GGGTTCGACAAGAGTTCTTTGTGTCGCATGCGAACAGTCATCCTTGGACGTTGGACATAAGGAAGCA CAAAACAACCAGACATTTGAGGAAGAGAAGAAGAAATATTTGGATGAGGCAAAGTTATTTGCAGCGAACCTTGCCAAAAAATTCGATGACGCTAATGCAGAGCGTCTTTTTTGCCCGGTGTTCAAGCCACCTCGGGGATCCTGTGCATGTATCCAGAAGTATCTCAGTG GTGATGGCTCGGACCAGAGAGTTCGCAGTCTGCTACAGCTTCTGCAGGAAGCCAAGAAATTGTCACAACAAAAGTGCTACAATTGGGAAGAA gTCAAGCGCGTTGGCAAAAGCCATGCAGTGGGCATGGGCAATGGTCAGAAACACAGCGAGTCCTTCCAACTGTTTGTAAATGAACATCGCCCTCAGTTACGTGAGGTAAAGCTATGTGAGCGAGCAACACAGAGGGTGCTCTTCTATTCCAACAACTTTCTTCACCGGTACCTCAAGACAGAGCCAAGT AAAGGCCGACGAATTCAACGGACCAAAGGCAAAGCGGTGCTTGGAAAGCTCAAGAGCCTAGAGGAACTGGCCAAGGAAAAGTGCTGTCAGCAGAGATGCGCAGGACTTGCTCAGCGATATGCAACGCTGGTCAGCCAGTGGCGGGAGCGGTCGCAAATGGGCCAGACTGAGAATCGCCGTGTCCTCGCCGAGATGCTGACTCCCAGTGGGCCAAACTCTACAAACTGCTACAAATTTATCTCCTGG GTTACAGGCTGCAGCTTCACGACAATAGCCAAGGTCAGCAAGCAGATGTTAACCACTGGAGGGGATCGTGAACCTCCACCGCACAAGCTGAAGAAGTTCTGGGACGCTAAAAACAGCTCGCAAGAAGAGAGTGTCTAG
- the LOC142560045 gene encoding uncharacterized protein LOC142560045 isoform X2, whose translation MAAVPVSASVSAEPLKTRSRTVRATVPFSPDVKLSSRRKKKKLANKEPNCCNKCGIVVRGSTRVLCVACEQSSLDVGHKEAQNNQTFEEEKKKYLDEAKLFAANLAKKFDDANAERLFCPVFKPPRGSCACIQKYLSGDGSDQRVRSLLQLLQEAKKLSQQKCYNWEEVKRVGKSHAVGMGNGQKHSESFQLFVNEHRPQLREVKLCERATQRVLFYSNNFLHRYLKTEPSKGRRIQRTKGKAVLGKLKSLEELAKEKCCQQRCAGLAQRYATLVSQWRERSQMGQTENRRVLAEMLTPSGPNSTNCYKFISWVTGCSFTTIAKVSKQMLTTGGDREPPPHKLKKFWDAKNSSQEESV comes from the exons ATGGCTGCGGTGCCTGTGTCAGCATCCGTATCAGCAGAGCCTCTCAAAACGAGAAGCAGGACTGTGAGAGCCACAGTACCCTTTTCACCCGATGTTAAATTATCgtcgagaaggaaaaagaaaaagctagcCAACAAAGAGccgaactgttgcaacaagtgtGGTATTGTTGTGAG GGGTTCGACAAGAGTTCTTTGTGTCGCATGCGAACAGTCATCCTTGGACGTTGGACATAAGGAAGCA CAAAACAACCAGACATTTGAGGAAGAGAAGAAGAAATATTTGGATGAGGCAAAGTTATTTGCAGCGAACCTTGCCAAAAAATTCGATGACGCTAATGCAGAGCGTCTTTTTTGCCCGGTGTTCAAGCCACCTCGGGGATCCTGTGCATGTATCCAGAAGTATCTCAGTG GTGATGGCTCGGACCAGAGAGTTCGCAGTCTGCTACAGCTTCTGCAGGAAGCCAAGAAATTGTCACAACAAAAGTGCTACAATTGGGAAGAA gTCAAGCGCGTTGGCAAAAGCCATGCAGTGGGCATGGGCAATGGTCAGAAACACAGCGAGTCCTTCCAACTGTTTGTAAATGAACATCGCCCTCAGTTACGTGAGGTAAAGCTATGTGAGCGAGCAACACAGAGGGTGCTCTTCTATTCCAACAACTTTCTTCACCGGTACCTCAAGACAGAGCCAAGT AAAGGCCGACGAATTCAACGGACCAAAGGCAAAGCGGTGCTTGGAAAGCTCAAGAGCCTAGAGGAACTGGCCAAGGAAAAGTGCTGTCAGCAGAGATGCGCAGGACTTGCTCAGCGATATGCAACGCTGGTCAGCCAGTGGCGGGAGCGGTCGCAAATGGGCCAGACTGAGAATCGCCGTGTCCTCGCCGAGATGCTGACTCCCAGTGGGCCAAACTCTACAAACTGCTACAAATTTATCTCCTGG GTTACAGGCTGCAGCTTCACGACAATAGCCAAGGTCAGCAAGCAGATGTTAACCACTGGAGGGGATCGTGAACCTCCACCGCACAAGCTGAAGAAGTTCTGGGACGCTAAAAACAGCTCGCAAGAAGAGAGTGTCTAG